A stretch of the Actinotalea sp. JY-7876 genome encodes the following:
- a CDS encoding HAD family phosphatase, with translation MGAAAFFDLDKTIIATSSATAFSRPFYAGGLITRSDVLRTAYAQFVFLLGRADADQTERLRAHLSSLVTGWDVAQVSSIVAETLHLHIAPTVYAEAVALIDEHHAAGRDVVVVSASGSEVVEPIAALLGADRVVATQMETLDGRYTGGIAFYAYGPAKAEAVRRLAAEHGYDLEASYAYSDSVTDVPMLESVGSAAVVNPDRALRRLAIERGWDVLTFARPVALRPSFPQPRRTIPVAALVLVAAVAAVLLVRRHRRSTS, from the coding sequence ATGGGTGCCGCCGCGTTCTTCGACCTGGATAAGACGATCATCGCGACGTCGTCGGCGACCGCCTTCTCCCGTCCGTTCTACGCGGGCGGGCTGATCACGCGCAGCGACGTGCTCCGCACCGCCTACGCCCAGTTCGTGTTCCTGCTCGGCCGCGCCGACGCCGACCAGACCGAGCGCCTGCGCGCCCACCTGTCCTCGCTCGTCACCGGGTGGGACGTCGCCCAGGTGTCCTCGATCGTCGCCGAGACCCTGCACCTGCACATCGCGCCGACCGTCTACGCCGAGGCCGTCGCGCTCATCGACGAGCACCACGCGGCGGGCCGTGACGTCGTCGTCGTCTCGGCCTCGGGGTCCGAGGTGGTCGAGCCGATCGCCGCCCTGCTCGGCGCCGACCGGGTGGTCGCGACGCAGATGGAGACCCTCGACGGCCGCTACACCGGTGGCATCGCCTTCTACGCCTACGGCCCCGCGAAGGCGGAGGCGGTGCGGCGGCTCGCGGCCGAGCACGGCTACGACCTCGAGGCCAGCTACGCCTACTCCGACTCGGTGACGGACGTGCCGATGCTCGAGTCCGTGGGCAGCGCCGCCGTCGTCAACCCCGACCGCGCCCTGCGCCGGCTCGCGATCGAGCGCGGCTGGGACGTCCTGACGTTCGCGCGGCCCGTCGCCCTGCGGCCCTCGTTCCCGCAGCCCCGGCGCACCATCCCCGTCGCCGCGCTGGTTCTGGTCGCCGCCGTCGCGGCCGTCCTGCTGGTCCGCCGGCACCGGCGGTCCACGTCCTGA
- a CDS encoding pilus assembly protein FlpE, translating into MRARVVVVVGACGGVGASTLAALLALRAVRAGTSPVLVDLAATGGGVDVLLGTEDLPGVRWPDLAHVRGALAGADLDGALPTWRGVDVLGGDRRGGAPPRAAVEALWPALEERYGVVVVDAPAAALADDAVGGVLATRPHLLLVTGQDVRGVAAGLTAAAGLEAGGAPGAQLVLRRRRSPRVAPLEAAQVLDAPLLGLLPGDRRVAAAVDRGFGPWVPGRSALARSVERVARGCGITGPVRGARGRGRRA; encoded by the coding sequence GTGCGAGCGCGGGTGGTCGTCGTGGTGGGGGCGTGCGGCGGGGTCGGGGCGTCCACGCTCGCGGCCTTGCTCGCGCTGCGCGCGGTGCGCGCCGGGACGAGTCCGGTGCTCGTGGACCTCGCCGCGACGGGCGGCGGGGTCGACGTCCTCCTGGGCACGGAGGACCTGCCGGGGGTCCGCTGGCCGGACCTCGCGCACGTGCGGGGTGCCCTCGCCGGCGCCGATCTCGACGGCGCGCTGCCGACGTGGCGCGGCGTGGACGTGCTCGGCGGTGACCGGCGCGGCGGTGCCCCGCCCCGGGCAGCGGTCGAGGCGCTGTGGCCCGCCCTGGAGGAGCGGTACGGCGTCGTCGTCGTGGACGCCCCGGCCGCCGCGCTGGCCGACGATGCCGTGGGCGGCGTGCTCGCGACGCGGCCCCACCTGCTGCTCGTCACGGGCCAGGACGTGCGCGGGGTCGCCGCCGGGCTGACGGCGGCGGCCGGGCTCGAGGCGGGCGGGGCTCCGGGCGCGCAGCTCGTGCTGCGGCGTCGGCGGTCACCGCGCGTCGCGCCCCTCGAGGCGGCGCAGGTCCTGGACGCCCCCCTGCTCGGGCTGCTGCCCGGCGACCGGCGCGTCGCGGCCGCCGTCGACCGCGGCTTCGGGCCGTGGGTGCCCGGTCGCTCGGCGCTCGCCCGGTCGGTCGAGCGGGTCGCACGGGGGTGCGGGATCACCGGGCCGGTGCGCGGCGCCCGCGGCAGGGGCCGGCGTGCCTGA
- a CDS encoding TadA family conjugal transfer-associated ATPase, producing the protein MPEGRAVRAALPGRPGAALDPHAPDARLIAEVRRRAAGGTAPARETVAAIVRDRGAVLGSADLDALVAAVGAEVGGAGPLQPLLDAPDVTDVLVNGPRDVWVDRGRGLERTGLDLGDASRVRALAVRLAAAGGQRLDDAAPVVDARLPDGTRLHAVLPPVAPDGALLSLRVLRRTSFSLEELVASGTVAAEVAPVLRALVASRANVLVSGATGTGKTTLLASLLGLVPHDERVVVIEEVGELAPRHPHVVRLAARRPNVEGAGEVDLAALVRHALRMRPDRIVLGECRGAEVREVLTALNTGHDGGWATVHANGVRDVPARLEALGALAGLGPEALAAQAAGALDAVVHLRRTDGRRRVAEIGAIALGRRLVVEPVLESGPDGAVRYGPGWPALAARCGLATCAGGAR; encoded by the coding sequence GTGCCTGAGGGCCGGGCGGTCCGCGCGGCCCTGCCCGGCCGCCCGGGCGCGGCGCTGGACCCGCATGCGCCCGACGCCCGCCTCATCGCCGAGGTCCGCCGGCGGGCGGCCGGGGGCACCGCCCCGGCGCGGGAGACGGTCGCGGCGATCGTGCGCGACCGCGGCGCCGTGCTGGGCAGCGCCGACCTGGACGCGCTCGTCGCGGCCGTGGGCGCCGAGGTGGGCGGCGCCGGTCCGCTGCAGCCGCTCCTGGACGCACCCGACGTCACGGACGTCCTGGTCAACGGCCCGCGCGACGTGTGGGTCGACCGCGGGCGGGGTCTCGAGCGCACCGGCCTCGACCTCGGGGACGCGTCGCGCGTCCGCGCCCTCGCCGTCCGGCTCGCCGCGGCGGGTGGGCAGCGCCTCGACGACGCGGCGCCCGTGGTCGACGCGCGCCTGCCCGACGGGACGCGCCTGCACGCCGTGCTGCCACCGGTCGCGCCCGACGGTGCCCTGCTGTCCCTGCGCGTCCTGCGCCGCACGTCGTTCTCGCTCGAGGAGCTGGTCGCGTCGGGGACCGTGGCGGCGGAGGTCGCCCCCGTCCTGCGCGCGCTCGTGGCGTCCCGGGCGAACGTCCTCGTCTCCGGCGCGACGGGGACGGGCAAGACGACGCTCCTGGCATCGCTCCTCGGGCTGGTCCCGCACGACGAGCGCGTCGTCGTCATCGAGGAGGTCGGGGAGCTGGCGCCTCGGCACCCCCACGTCGTCCGCCTCGCGGCCCGGCGCCCGAACGTCGAGGGCGCGGGCGAGGTGGACCTGGCGGCGCTGGTGCGGCACGCGCTGCGGATGCGGCCCGACCGCATCGTCCTGGGGGAGTGCCGGGGTGCCGAGGTGCGCGAGGTGCTCACGGCGCTCAACACGGGCCACGACGGCGGCTGGGCGACGGTGCACGCCAACGGCGTGCGCGACGTCCCGGCGCGGCTCGAGGCGCTGGGGGCGCTCGCCGGCCTCGGACCGGAGGCGCTCGCGGCGCAGGCCGCGGGCGCGCTCGACGCGGTCGTGCACCTGCGGCGCACGGACGGTCGTCGGCGGGTCGCGGAGATCGGGGCGATCGCGCTCGGCCGACGCCTCGTCGTCGAGCCGGTGCTCGAGTCCGGGCCCGACGGCGCCGTCCGGTACGGACCGGGCTGGCCGGCGCTCGCGGCCCGCTGCGGCCTGGCGACCTGCGCCGGGGGCGCACGATGA
- a CDS encoding type II secretion protein F, translating into MSRATALRPARARRRRPRRSWWRRGRRPAPGSAAELDDLVAAVTGVAAALRSGALPAQAWRRAGVLAPDGAPEPADLARRWPGRPAAVATLVAATRLTATLGAAPATVLDQVAASLAREGEAAGQRRAALAGPLATARLLAWLPAVGPVLGLVLGADPVGVLLDGRGGTALLVAGLLLVLGGRRWTARLLADAQDQG; encoded by the coding sequence ATGAGCCGCGCCACGGCGCTGCGGCCGGCGCGCGCCCGGCGCCGGCGGCCGCGGCGGTCGTGGTGGCGGCGCGGTCGTCGGCCCGCACCCGGCTCGGCTGCCGAGCTGGACGACCTGGTGGCCGCCGTGACCGGCGTCGCGGCCGCCCTGCGCAGCGGCGCGCTGCCGGCGCAGGCGTGGCGGCGGGCCGGGGTGCTCGCCCCCGACGGCGCCCCCGAGCCCGCCGATCTCGCGCGCCGGTGGCCGGGACGCCCGGCGGCGGTGGCGACCCTGGTGGCCGCCACGCGGCTCACCGCGACCCTCGGTGCCGCACCCGCGACCGTCCTCGACCAGGTCGCGGCGTCGCTGGCCCGCGAGGGCGAGGCGGCCGGTCAGCGGCGCGCAGCCCTCGCCGGCCCGCTCGCGACCGCGCGGCTGCTCGCCTGGCTGCCCGCCGTCGGTCCGGTGCTCGGCCTGGTGCTCGGCGCCGACCCGGTGGGCGTGCTGCTCGACGGTCGCGGCGGCACGGCACTCCTCGTCGCGGGCCTGCTCCTGGTCCTGGGCGGCCGACGCTGGACCGCGCGGCTCCTCGCCGACGCGCAGGACCAGGGGTGA
- a CDS encoding type II secretion system F family protein, translated as MSRAQRLGRAGGAGGATGNLGGAQDLRGAQDCPDLATVLDLVAAACAAGAGVPAALVAVGAALPGDRGRLLVRAGGALALGAAWDEAWQSAREGPVADGPGAGDPGAGDPGADVIADALRASWETGAAPGPALQAAARTARRERHARAMEAAGRLGVRLVLPLGLCYLPAFVLVGLVPVLVSMASGGLSR; from the coding sequence GTGAGCCGGGCGCAGCGGCTCGGCCGCGCGGGTGGTGCGGGCGGTGCGACCGGCAACCTCGGCGGGGCCCAGGACCTCCGCGGGGCCCAGGACTGCCCGGACCTGGCCACCGTGCTGGACCTGGTGGCCGCGGCCTGTGCCGCCGGGGCCGGCGTGCCGGCGGCGCTCGTCGCGGTCGGCGCGGCGCTGCCCGGGGACCGGGGCCGGCTGCTGGTGCGCGCGGGTGGCGCCCTCGCGCTGGGCGCGGCGTGGGACGAGGCGTGGCAGAGCGCACGGGAGGGCCCCGTCGCCGACGGCCCCGGCGCCGGTGACCCTGGTGCCGGTGACCCCGGTGCCGACGTGATCGCCGACGCCCTTCGCGCGTCGTGGGAGACGGGCGCCGCGCCCGGGCCCGCGCTGCAGGCGGCCGCGCGCACGGCCCGGCGTGAGCGGCACGCGCGCGCCATGGAGGCGGCGGGGCGGCTCGGCGTGCGCCTCGTGCTGCCGCTGGGCCTGTGCTACCTGCCGGCGTTCGTCCTGGTGGGGCTCGTGCCGGTGCTGGTCTCGATGGCGTCGGGCGGGCTCAGCCGGTGA
- a CDS encoding DUF4244 domain-containing protein → MTMTTPAPGTEVARAPAAVVTRRRRAVDRVRAGLGVRDAGMATAEYAIVTVAAAGFAGLLLLILRSEEVRGLLLGIVRGALSV, encoded by the coding sequence ATGACCATGACGACACCAGCACCCGGGACGGAGGTCGCGCGCGCGCCGGCAGCGGTCGTCACGCGACGGCGCCGCGCCGTGGACCGCGTGCGCGCCGGCCTCGGCGTCCGTGACGCGGGGATGGCGACGGCCGAGTACGCGATCGTGACGGTCGCGGCCGCGGGCTTCGCCGGCCTGCTCCTGCTGATCCTGCGCAGCGAGGAGGTCCGGGGCCTCCTCCTGGGCATCGTCCGCGGCGCGCTGTCGGTGTGA
- a CDS encoding TadE family type IV pilus minor pilin: MTAELALALPAVVLVLAALLVTASVAAGQLRCAEGARAGARLAALGEPDATVADVARRVAGEGARVGVARDGTWAEVTVAADGPAAWFTGGAVAVSATATAWVEP, translated from the coding sequence GTGACCGCGGAGCTCGCGCTCGCGCTCCCCGCCGTCGTCCTCGTGCTCGCGGCGCTCCTGGTGACGGCGTCCGTCGCCGCGGGGCAGCTGCGGTGCGCGGAGGGGGCCCGGGCCGGTGCGCGCCTCGCCGCCCTGGGCGAGCCGGACGCGACCGTCGCCGACGTCGCACGCCGGGTCGCCGGCGAGGGCGCCCGCGTCGGCGTGGCGCGGGACGGCACGTGGGCCGAGGTGACCGTGGCGGCGGACGGCCCCGCCGCCTGGTTCACGGGCGGGGCGGTCGCCGTGTCCGCGACGGCGACCGCGTGGGTCGAGCCGTGA
- a CDS encoding DEAD/DEAH box helicase, with protein sequence MDEVTGGDALLSVLLAGGRRADRVTHVERLPARPGRRAPWPTWADPELVAGYRTLGVDRPWAHQVEAAEAAWSGRHTVLATSTGSGKSLAFWLPALTAVRHAPRRPVPDDASGDGAGGAPAGAAGPRPRPRTVLPGTTRRGTVLYLCPTKALAADQLAGLERLLAAAGTRDLRVATCDGDTDVTERRWVQDHADVVLTNPDFLHFALLPGHRRWTRLLRDLRYVVVDESHAFRGVFGAHVAAVLRRLRRLAAHHGAQPTVVLASATTSDPAQSAARLLGVDPSGVVAVTDDASPRGTKTFALWQPPVMAGLDPTLAPADSPDAPRDDAPTQPTHRTATAEVADLLADLTVAGARTLAFTRSRRGAESVAASTQRHLESVRPGLGAAVAAYRGGYLPEERRELERAIRDGTLRALATTNALELGVDISGLDAVLIAGWPGTRVSLWQQAGRAGRAGADGLVALVAREDPLDTYLVNHPEAIFATPVEATVFDPTNPYVLAPHLCAAAAELPLRSDDVALFGPGTAELLDVLVARGALRRRSSGWYWTHADPASRLTDLRGSGGEPVRVVEEGTGRLLGTVDAGSADASVHPGAVYVHQGATYVVDELDLEASVAVVHPKRVDYGTWSRFLTSIEIRGVRQERQAGPVRWGFGPVDVTTQVISYQKRRLPDLVPVGGDVLDLPARTLSTTAVWWTAPASLLAEAQLDDGDVPGSLHAAEHASIGLLPLLATCDRWDLGGVSTALHVDTEVATVFVYDAYPGGAGFAERGYHLGAAWLRATRDAIAGCACGAGCPACVQSPKCGNGNNPLDKAGAIRLLDAVLAHEGEDAVG encoded by the coding sequence GTGGACGAGGTCACCGGCGGCGACGCCCTGCTGAGCGTGCTGCTGGCCGGCGGCAGGCGCGCGGACCGCGTCACCCACGTCGAGCGGCTGCCGGCACGCCCCGGGCGCCGCGCGCCCTGGCCGACGTGGGCCGACCCCGAGCTCGTCGCGGGGTACCGCACGCTCGGGGTGGACCGGCCGTGGGCGCACCAGGTGGAGGCGGCCGAGGCGGCGTGGTCGGGTCGGCACACCGTCCTGGCGACCTCGACGGGTTCCGGCAAGTCGCTCGCGTTCTGGCTCCCGGCGCTGACCGCGGTGCGGCACGCGCCGCGCCGCCCCGTGCCCGACGACGCCTCGGGTGACGGCGCGGGCGGCGCGCCGGCGGGTGCGGCCGGCCCCCGTCCCCGTCCCCGAACGGTCCTGCCCGGCACCACGCGGCGCGGCACGGTCCTGTACCTGTGCCCGACCAAGGCCCTCGCCGCGGACCAGCTCGCGGGGCTCGAGCGCCTCCTGGCCGCGGCCGGCACGCGCGACCTGCGCGTCGCGACCTGCGACGGCGACACGGACGTGACCGAGCGCCGGTGGGTCCAGGACCACGCCGACGTCGTGCTGACCAACCCCGACTTCCTGCACTTCGCGCTCCTGCCCGGCCACCGCCGCTGGACCCGGCTGCTGCGCGACCTGCGGTACGTGGTCGTCGACGAGAGCCACGCGTTCCGCGGCGTCTTCGGCGCGCACGTCGCGGCCGTGCTCCGCCGGCTGCGCCGGCTGGCCGCGCACCACGGCGCCCAGCCGACCGTCGTGCTGGCGTCGGCGACGACGTCCGACCCGGCGCAGAGCGCGGCCCGGCTGCTCGGCGTGGACCCGAGCGGCGTCGTCGCCGTGACGGACGACGCCTCGCCGCGGGGCACCAAGACGTTCGCGCTGTGGCAGCCACCCGTGATGGCGGGGCTCGACCCGACCCTCGCCCCCGCGGACTCCCCCGACGCGCCGCGCGACGACGCGCCCACCCAGCCCACGCACCGCACGGCGACCGCGGAGGTCGCGGACCTGCTCGCGGACCTCACGGTCGCGGGCGCCCGGACGCTGGCCTTCACGCGCTCGCGCCGCGGGGCGGAGTCCGTGGCCGCGTCCACGCAGCGCCACCTCGAGAGCGTCCGGCCGGGGCTGGGTGCGGCCGTCGCGGCGTACCGCGGCGGCTACCTGCCCGAGGAGCGCCGCGAGCTGGAGCGGGCGATCCGCGACGGCACGCTGCGCGCCCTGGCGACGACGAACGCGCTGGAGCTCGGCGTGGACATCTCGGGGCTCGACGCCGTGCTCATCGCCGGCTGGCCCGGCACGCGGGTCTCGCTCTGGCAGCAGGCGGGCCGCGCCGGGCGTGCGGGGGCCGACGGCCTGGTCGCCCTCGTGGCGCGCGAGGACCCGCTCGACACCTACCTGGTGAACCACCCGGAGGCGATCTTCGCCACGCCCGTCGAGGCCACCGTGTTCGACCCGACGAACCCCTACGTGCTCGCGCCGCACCTGTGCGCCGCGGCCGCGGAGCTGCCGCTGCGCTCCGACGACGTCGCGCTGTTCGGCCCCGGCACGGCGGAGCTGCTCGACGTGCTGGTCGCGCGCGGGGCCCTGCGCCGCCGCAGCTCCGGCTGGTACTGGACCCACGCGGACCCGGCCTCCCGGCTGACCGACCTGCGTGGCTCGGGCGGCGAGCCGGTCCGGGTGGTGGAGGAGGGCACGGGGCGGCTGCTGGGCACCGTCGACGCGGGCTCGGCCGACGCCAGCGTCCACCCCGGCGCCGTCTACGTGCACCAGGGCGCGACGTACGTGGTGGACGAGCTCGACCTCGAGGCGTCGGTGGCGGTCGTCCACCCGAAGCGGGTCGACTACGGGACCTGGTCGCGCTTCCTCACGTCGATCGAGATCCGGGGCGTCCGCCAGGAACGGCAGGCCGGTCCGGTGCGCTGGGGGTTCGGGCCCGTCGACGTCACGACGCAGGTCATCAGCTACCAGAAGCGCCGGCTGCCGGACCTCGTCCCGGTCGGCGGGGACGTGCTCGACCTCCCGGCGCGCACGCTCTCGACGACCGCCGTGTGGTGGACGGCGCCGGCGTCGCTGCTCGCGGAGGCGCAGCTGGACGACGGCGACGTCCCCGGGTCGCTGCACGCGGCCGAGCACGCGTCGATCGGGCTCCTGCCGCTGCTCGCGACGTGCGACCGCTGGGACCTCGGCGGGGTGTCCACGGCCCTGCACGTGGACACCGAGGTGGCGACGGTCTTCGTCTACGACGCCTACCCGGGCGGCGCCGGCTTCGCCGAGCGCGGCTACCACCTCGGCGCGGCGTGGCTCCGTGCCACGCGGGACGCCATCGCGGGGTGCGCGTGCGGCGCCGGCTGCCCGGCGTGCGTGCAGTCGCCCAAGTGCGGCAACGGCAACAACCCCCTGGACAAGGCCGGCGCGATCCGGCTGCTCGACGCGGTCCTCGCCCACGAGGGCGAGGACGCCGTCGGCTGA
- a CDS encoding STAS domain-containing protein: MDVSVTSRASGDRTVVDVTGEIDVYTAPVLREELASLIDAEKTDILVNLTGVRFMDSTGLGVLVGALKKVRTVGGDLQLVIDQEKILKVFRITALTQVFTIHSSLDEALQG; encoded by the coding sequence GTGGACGTGTCCGTCACGAGTCGCGCGAGCGGCGACCGGACCGTGGTCGACGTCACGGGGGAGATCGACGTCTACACGGCCCCGGTGCTGCGCGAGGAGCTCGCCTCCCTCATCGACGCGGAGAAGACCGACATCCTCGTGAACCTCACGGGCGTCCGGTTCATGGACTCCACGGGCCTGGGTGTCCTCGTCGGTGCCCTGAAGAAGGTGCGCACCGTCGGCGGCGACCTCCAGCTCGTCATCGACCAGGAGAAGATCCTCAAGGTCTTCCGCATCACCGCGCTCACGCAGGTCTTCACGATCCACTCGTCGCTCGACGAGGCGCTCCAGGGCTGA
- a CDS encoding SDR family oxidoreductase, which yields MSDQHTPQDPTEQFRRPEEQTAQKIDHPGETSDMEQQPDHGEDSYVGSGKLEGKRAVITGGDSGIGRAVAIAFAREGADVLISYLPEEQEDAEITAQHVRDAGRTAVLAPGDIRSEEQCQAIVDQAVAELGGIDVLVNNAAYQMAQENGIFDITTEQLDRVMKTNIYAMFWLTKAALAHMQEGASIINTASIQGYQPSPQLLDYATTKAGILNFTKGLAQQLAEQGIRVNAVAPGPIWTPLIPATMDAEKVEQFGADTPMGRAGQPAELAPAFVFFASQESSYISGERIGVTGGKPLP from the coding sequence ATGAGCGACCAGCACACCCCGCAGGACCCCACCGAGCAGTTCCGGCGCCCCGAGGAGCAGACCGCGCAGAAGATCGACCACCCGGGCGAGACGTCCGACATGGAGCAGCAGCCCGACCACGGCGAGGACTCCTACGTCGGCTCGGGCAAGCTCGAGGGCAAGCGGGCGGTCATCACCGGCGGCGACTCCGGGATCGGCCGGGCCGTGGCCATCGCGTTCGCGCGCGAGGGCGCCGACGTCCTCATCTCCTACCTGCCCGAGGAGCAGGAGGACGCCGAGATCACGGCGCAGCACGTGCGTGACGCGGGCCGCACGGCGGTGCTCGCACCGGGTGACATCCGCAGCGAGGAGCAGTGCCAGGCGATCGTGGACCAGGCGGTGGCCGAGCTCGGCGGCATCGACGTCCTGGTGAACAACGCGGCGTACCAGATGGCGCAGGAGAACGGGATCTTCGACATCACGACCGAGCAGCTCGACCGCGTGATGAAGACCAACATCTACGCGATGTTCTGGCTGACCAAGGCCGCGCTCGCCCACATGCAGGAGGGCGCGAGCATCATCAACACGGCCTCCATCCAGGGGTACCAGCCGAGCCCGCAGCTGCTCGACTACGCGACGACCAAGGCGGGCATCCTCAACTTCACCAAGGGGCTCGCGCAGCAGCTCGCGGAGCAGGGCATCCGGGTCAACGCCGTCGCACCCGGGCCCATCTGGACGCCGCTCATCCCCGCCACGATGGATGCCGAGAAGGTCGAGCAGTTCGGCGCGGACACCCCGATGGGGCGCGCCGGACAGCCGGCCGAGCTGGCTCCCGCCTTCGTCTTCTTCGCCTCGCAGGAGTCCAGCTACATCAGTGGCGAGCGCATCGGCGTGACGGGCGGCAAGCCGCTGCCGTGA
- a CDS encoding HAD family hydrolase produces MTSHAPGAVLLDIDGTLVDSNFLHVHAWVRAFADVGRPADAWRVHRCIGMGSDLLVAEILGDEDAETLGDDVRERHSAYYAELAPLLRPFDGARDLVRAIADRGAAAVLATSAAPDELEKLRATLDLDDVVAGITSDQDVDEAKPEPDLVQAALDAAAVPAERAVMVGDSVWDVQAAARAGVPCVGLLSGGTSRAELRSAGAVEVYDDVADLLAHLDESPLTTTWTTD; encoded by the coding sequence GTGACCTCCCACGCTCCCGGTGCCGTGCTGCTCGACATCGACGGCACGCTCGTCGACTCCAACTTCCTGCACGTCCACGCCTGGGTGCGTGCGTTCGCCGACGTCGGCCGCCCCGCCGACGCGTGGCGCGTGCACCGCTGCATCGGCATGGGCTCCGACCTCCTCGTCGCCGAGATCCTCGGGGACGAGGACGCGGAGACGCTCGGCGACGACGTGCGCGAGCGCCACTCCGCGTACTACGCGGAGCTCGCGCCCCTGCTCCGCCCGTTCGACGGCGCCCGCGACCTCGTGCGCGCGATCGCCGACCGGGGGGCCGCCGCCGTGCTGGCGACATCGGCCGCGCCCGACGAGCTCGAGAAGCTGCGCGCCACGCTCGACCTGGACGACGTCGTCGCCGGCATCACGTCCGACCAGGACGTCGACGAGGCGAAGCCGGAGCCCGACCTCGTGCAGGCCGCGCTCGACGCCGCCGCCGTGCCCGCCGAGCGGGCCGTGATGGTCGGCGACTCGGTGTGGGACGTGCAGGCCGCCGCGCGCGCCGGAGTGCCGTGCGTCGGGCTGCTCTCCGGCGGCACGTCGCGCGCGGAGCTGCGGTCCGCGGGCGCGGTCGAGGTCTACGACGACGTCGCCGACCTGCTCGCGCACCTGGACGAGAGCCCGCTCACCACCACCTGGACGACCGACTGA